The proteins below come from a single Oerskovia jenensis genomic window:
- a CDS encoding PrsW family intramembrane metalloprotease → MTDHAPRNVPVVLPTSAPGRRRRALFPHYQWATWLYWVCLVVTGIGMLRVARQDAFLTPEGLAIGVLLAALVTLLLTAVVRRLDLFEDEPAGMLLAAYAWGFVAAPTIVVVANDHLISALERVGLASWSAALVGPTDEELVKLLGVVLVLYAGRAHVTRPLNGLVYGAMVGLGFEVSENISYIVQGAIMDPNADAVGALQVGLSRVLVGLGGHAMFTAIAGFGIAYALVAFRVSTARRVTVAVAAYALAWVLHFAWNAPEIFFPSSEAGAFASVVVKYVVLILAFVLVFRYARHIDHRWFETVLADQPEDVVTSGEMAALRSVHARRAARKAARRAGGRSESRRLADLQEAQLRLATLLGLHPDGSPPVEVQKEVVREIRAQLTVPV, encoded by the coding sequence ATGACCGACCACGCCCCGCGCAACGTCCCGGTCGTCCTTCCGACGAGCGCGCCCGGGCGACGACGGCGCGCCCTCTTCCCCCACTACCAGTGGGCGACCTGGCTCTACTGGGTCTGCCTGGTCGTGACCGGCATCGGGATGCTCCGGGTCGCCCGCCAGGACGCGTTCCTCACACCCGAGGGGCTTGCGATCGGGGTATTGCTCGCAGCCCTCGTCACGCTGCTCCTCACGGCGGTCGTCCGGCGGCTCGACCTGTTCGAGGACGAGCCCGCCGGCATGCTCCTCGCGGCCTACGCGTGGGGATTCGTGGCCGCCCCGACGATCGTCGTGGTCGCGAACGACCACCTGATCTCCGCGCTCGAGCGCGTCGGGCTGGCCTCCTGGTCGGCAGCCCTCGTCGGACCGACCGACGAGGAGCTCGTCAAGCTCCTCGGCGTGGTCCTGGTCCTGTACGCGGGCCGGGCGCACGTGACCCGGCCGCTCAACGGACTGGTCTACGGCGCCATGGTGGGGCTGGGGTTCGAGGTCAGCGAGAACATCAGCTACATCGTGCAGGGCGCGATCATGGACCCGAACGCCGACGCCGTAGGCGCTCTCCAGGTCGGCCTGAGCCGCGTGCTCGTCGGCCTGGGCGGGCACGCGATGTTCACCGCGATCGCGGGCTTCGGCATTGCCTACGCCCTGGTGGCGTTCCGGGTCTCCACGGCGCGGCGCGTCACGGTCGCGGTCGCGGCCTACGCGCTCGCCTGGGTGCTGCACTTCGCGTGGAACGCCCCCGAGATCTTCTTCCCGTCGTCGGAGGCCGGTGCGTTCGCGTCGGTCGTCGTCAAGTACGTCGTCCTGATCCTCGCGTTCGTGCTCGTCTTCCGGTACGCGCGGCACATCGACCACCGCTGGTTCGAGACGGTCCTCGCGGACCAGCCCGAGGACGTCGTGACCTCGGGCGAGATGGCCGCCCTGCGCTCGGTCCACGCCCGCCGCGCGGCCCGCAAGGCTGCGCGGCGGGCGGGCGGGCGCTCCGAGAGCCGACGCCTCGCCGACCTCCAGGAGGCGCAGCTCCGGCTCGCGACCCTGCTGGGCCTGCACCCCGACGGGTCGCCGCCCGTCGAGGTCCAGAAGGAGGTCGTGCGCGAGATCCGCGCGCAGCTCACCGTGCCCGTCTGA
- a CDS encoding VOC family protein yields MDWKLELIPVPVSDIDRAKAFYVDQVGFHADHDIPVNDDLRFVQLTPPGSACSIVLDVTMTDMPSGAQRGLQIVVPDADEARQHLLDHGVDAPPVEDLPWGRFTYFADPDGNTWALQQLVPQG; encoded by the coding sequence ATGGACTGGAAGCTCGAGCTCATCCCCGTGCCCGTGTCGGACATCGACCGGGCCAAGGCGTTCTACGTCGACCAGGTCGGGTTCCACGCCGACCACGACATCCCCGTGAACGACGACCTGCGGTTCGTGCAGCTCACGCCACCGGGTTCCGCGTGCTCGATCGTGCTCGACGTCACCATGACCGACATGCCGTCAGGAGCGCAGCGCGGGCTCCAGATCGTCGTGCCCGACGCCGACGAGGCCCGTCAGCACCTCCTCGACCACGGCGTCGATGCCCCTCCTGTCGAGGACCTGCCGTGGGGCCGGTTCACGTACTTCGCGGACCCCGACGGCAACACCTGGGCGTTGCAGCAGCTCGTCCCGCAGGGGTGA
- a CDS encoding aminoacyl-tRNA deacylase produces MSEERARAALEASGIDFTITRHGPVGSLEEAAAARGIDPANIVKTLVVRRGDDDYLFVLVPGDRTISWPKLRSLLGVSRLSMPDKEVAREVTGYERGTITPFGSTTEWPVVADSRVVFREAGDAPEAGDVVGQDERGEDLLGEPDGASPLVSIGAGAFGVAATVDGARLAKVLGAQVADVTEPV; encoded by the coding sequence ATGAGCGAAGAGCGGGCACGCGCCGCACTGGAAGCGTCCGGGATCGACTTCACGATCACCCGGCACGGGCCGGTGGGCTCCCTCGAGGAGGCTGCGGCAGCGCGCGGCATCGACCCGGCGAACATCGTCAAGACGCTCGTGGTGCGCCGCGGCGACGACGACTACCTGTTCGTCCTCGTGCCGGGCGACCGGACCATCTCGTGGCCCAAGCTGAGGTCTCTCCTGGGGGTCTCGCGCCTGTCCATGCCGGACAAGGAGGTGGCCCGGGAGGTCACGGGCTACGAGCGGGGCACCATCACCCCGTTCGGGTCCACGACCGAGTGGCCGGTCGTCGCGGACTCCCGTGTCGTGTTCCGCGAGGCGGGCGACGCGCCCGAGGCGGGCGACGTCGTCGGGCAGGACGAGAGGGGCGAGGATCTCCTCGGAGAGCCCGACGGCGCCTCCCCGCTCGTGTCGATCGGCGCGGGCGCGTTCGGGGTCGCGGCGACCGTGGACGGTGCACGTCTTGCGAAGGTGTTGGGCGCGCAGGTCGCGGACGTGACCGAGCCGGTCTAA
- a CDS encoding multidrug effflux MFS transporter yields the protein MLLLSALTAIGPLTIDLYLSAFPQIVTELGTTESRIQLTLTATLAGLALGQLLIGSLSDAVGRRLPLLSALSIYVLASVGIVFVQSIEMLTVLRFVQGLTAAAGMVLSMAIVRDNFEGFLVGKVIARLMLVVGVAPILAPTIGAQFLRMGSWRLMFVALAVFGVLLLVLAALRLKESLPPSMRRTGGTSAALRSYGSLVRDWSFFGLALLGGFYMAAMFTYISASTFVFQEQFGLSAQQYAIIFGAGAVSVTIGSQVNGALVGRVTPEQILRVIVPVGMVLSAGLLAATLSGAGLPVIVALIVLTLGTAGFVMPSVPAVALERNAHRAGSAAALLGAMQFGVGAGIAPLTGLIGGDVTITMAAVMFAVISVAGLLLLSLTRSLRAAPAAGTADGSAGDRVAATDGAAAGDAGAADDPVLVSDASELGVVAAAEAVVEAAEATANVAPVTRRA from the coding sequence GTGCTGCTCCTGTCGGCCCTCACGGCGATCGGCCCGCTCACGATCGACCTGTACCTCTCGGCCTTCCCGCAGATCGTCACCGAGCTCGGCACGACCGAGTCCCGCATCCAGCTCACGCTCACCGCGACCCTCGCGGGTCTCGCGCTCGGCCAGCTCCTCATCGGCTCGCTCTCCGACGCGGTCGGGCGGCGCCTGCCGCTGCTGTCCGCGCTCTCGATCTACGTGCTGGCCTCGGTCGGGATCGTGTTCGTCCAGTCGATCGAGATGCTGACCGTGCTGCGGTTCGTCCAGGGCCTCACGGCCGCAGCCGGCATGGTCCTGTCGATGGCGATCGTGCGCGACAACTTCGAGGGCTTCCTGGTCGGCAAGGTCATCGCCCGCCTCATGCTCGTCGTGGGTGTCGCGCCGATCCTGGCCCCGACGATCGGCGCCCAGTTCCTGCGGATGGGCTCGTGGCGCCTGATGTTCGTGGCCCTCGCGGTCTTCGGCGTGCTGCTGCTCGTCCTCGCGGCGCTGCGGCTCAAGGAGTCGCTGCCCCCGTCGATGCGGCGGACGGGCGGCACGTCGGCGGCGCTGCGCTCGTACGGGTCGCTCGTGCGCGACTGGTCGTTCTTCGGCCTCGCGCTGCTCGGTGGCTTCTACATGGCCGCGATGTTCACCTACATCTCTGCCTCGACCTTCGTCTTCCAGGAGCAGTTCGGCCTGAGCGCCCAGCAGTACGCGATCATCTTCGGCGCGGGCGCGGTGTCGGTGACGATCGGCAGCCAGGTCAACGGCGCGCTCGTCGGGCGCGTGACGCCCGAGCAGATCCTGCGCGTGATCGTGCCCGTCGGGATGGTCCTCTCCGCGGGGCTGCTCGCCGCGACCCTGAGCGGCGCGGGGCTCCCCGTGATCGTCGCCCTCATCGTCCTGACGCTCGGCACCGCCGGGTTCGTGATGCCGTCGGTCCCCGCGGTCGCCCTCGAGCGCAACGCGCACCGCGCGGGCAGCGCCGCAGCCCTTCTCGGCGCCATGCAGTTCGGCGTCGGCGCGGGCATCGCGCCCCTCACGGGCCTGATCGGCGGCGACGTCACGATCACCATGGCCGCGGTCATGTTCGCCGTCATCTCGGTCGCTGGGCTGCTGCTGCTGAGCCTGACGCGGTCGCTGCGGGCGGCGCCGGCCGCCGGGACGGCCGACGGTTCCGCGGGTGACCGCGTCGCGGCGACCGACGGCGCCGCAGCAGGCGACGCCGGCGCGGCCGACGATCCGGTGCTGGTCTCGGACGCGTCCGAGCTCGGGGTCGTCGCCGCGGCCGAGGCCGTGGTCGAGGCCGCCGAGGCGACGGCGAATGTGGCCCCGGTGACCCGCCGCGCCTGA
- a CDS encoding STAS domain-containing protein: MTIPSTYDSGISFEATPEGSLITLWGEIDAALRDRASDAMAQVLTHPGPVTIDVGRVTFIDSSGIAFILQVYMLGSEDGRAVVLQDPTTSLEDLLEMIGMAGTIPVVRTATAGS; encoded by the coding sequence ATGACCATCCCCAGTACGTACGACTCAGGAATCAGCTTCGAGGCGACCCCCGAGGGGTCGCTCATCACCCTGTGGGGAGAGATCGACGCCGCGCTGCGGGACCGCGCGAGCGACGCCATGGCGCAGGTTCTCACGCACCCGGGACCGGTGACGATCGACGTCGGGCGCGTGACGTTCATCGACTCGTCCGGCATCGCCTTCATCCTCCAGGTCTACATGCTCGGCTCCGAGGACGGGCGTGCCGTCGTCCTGCAGGACCCGACCACCTCGCTCGAGGACCTGCTCGAGATGATCGGCATGGCCGGGACCATCCCCGTGGTGCGGACGGCGACCGCAGGGTCGTAG
- a CDS encoding uracil-DNA glycosylase produces the protein MPREVSAVVGPDDGAYPLQVRSAGSVAALDEVLVGCRACPRLVAWRERVATEKRASFRDETYWGRPVPGFGDERAAVLVVGLAPAAHGANRTGRMFTGDRSGDFLFASMFRTGFANQPTSVSADDDLVLTGIRVTAPVRCAPPANKPTPTERRTCAPYLGRELELVGPRVAVVLGAFGWQALLATLTDQGWAVPRPRPVFGHGAEVRVAHPDGRSLTLVGCFHVSQQNTFTGRLTPPMLDAVLLRARELAD, from the coding sequence GTGCCGCGCGAGGTGAGCGCCGTCGTCGGGCCCGACGACGGCGCGTACCCCCTCCAGGTCCGTTCCGCGGGGAGCGTCGCGGCGCTCGACGAGGTGCTCGTCGGGTGCAGGGCCTGCCCGCGCCTGGTCGCGTGGCGCGAACGGGTCGCGACGGAGAAGCGGGCCTCGTTCCGTGACGAGACGTACTGGGGGCGGCCCGTGCCCGGGTTCGGCGACGAACGCGCCGCTGTCCTCGTGGTCGGGCTGGCGCCCGCCGCGCACGGCGCGAACCGCACGGGACGCATGTTCACGGGCGACCGTTCGGGCGACTTCCTGTTCGCGTCGATGTTCCGCACGGGGTTCGCGAACCAGCCGACGTCGGTGAGCGCCGACGACGACCTGGTGCTGACCGGCATCCGCGTCACGGCTCCCGTGCGCTGCGCCCCGCCCGCGAACAAGCCGACCCCGACCGAGCGCCGCACGTGCGCGCCGTACCTGGGGCGCGAGCTCGAGCTCGTCGGCCCGCGGGTCGCCGTGGTGCTCGGGGCGTTCGGGTGGCAGGCGCTGCTCGCGACGCTGACCGACCAGGGGTGGGCGGTGCCGCGACCTCGGCCGGTGTTCGGGCACGGGGCCGAGGTGAGGGTCGCGCACCCCGACGGGCGCAGCCTGACGCTGGTGGGCTGCTTCCACGTGAGCCAGCAGAACACGTTCACGGGGCGACTGACCCCGCCCATGCTCGACGCGGTGCTGCTGCGGGCGCGGGAGCTCGCCGACTGA
- a CDS encoding exonuclease SbcCD subunit D, translating into MRILHTSDWHLGRTLHGVDLLDHQAAYLDHLVDVVRAEGVGAVVVAGDVYDRAIPPVDAVNLLSDTVARLAEHADVVLTPGNHDSAIRLGFGASLMRAGVHFRTRVPDVGTPVVLDPASRGGSGGRVAVYALPYLDPDAVRWELADDCRPEVVRASPVEDGTLRQDRGPLPRSHEAVTAAAVRRVAGDVARRRATGGDRLRNVVVAHAFVVGGQASESERDIRVGGVDSVPAGVFGGVGVDYVALGHLHGPQTVTVPRVPRETTGQDQDTATIARYSGSPLAYSFSEMHQKKSTVLLDLDPTGDARTQLLPAPVPRRLAEVTGTLDDLLGAAGDAYTDDWLRVFVTDSARPAEMYARVRARFPHALQVQHRPPVTAEREVISVVGQGRDPLEVAHEFVEHVTGAGPDTAESAALGSALDRALASERSA; encoded by the coding sequence ATGCGCATCCTGCACACCTCGGACTGGCACCTCGGTCGCACGCTGCACGGCGTCGACCTGCTGGACCATCAGGCTGCGTACCTGGATCACCTCGTGGACGTCGTCCGCGCGGAGGGCGTCGGCGCGGTCGTCGTCGCGGGGGACGTGTACGACCGCGCGATCCCTCCCGTGGACGCCGTGAACCTCCTCTCGGACACGGTCGCGCGGCTCGCGGAGCACGCGGACGTCGTGCTCACGCCGGGCAACCACGACTCGGCGATCCGCCTGGGTTTCGGGGCGTCGCTCATGCGGGCGGGCGTCCACTTCCGCACGCGCGTGCCCGACGTCGGCACGCCCGTCGTCCTGGACCCCGCCTCGCGCGGTGGCTCGGGTGGGCGGGTCGCGGTCTACGCGTTGCCCTACCTCGACCCGGACGCCGTGCGGTGGGAGCTCGCGGACGACTGCCGTCCCGAGGTGGTGCGGGCATCCCCCGTCGAGGACGGGACTCTGCGGCAGGACCGTGGTCCGTTGCCGCGCTCGCACGAGGCCGTGACGGCCGCGGCCGTGCGGAGGGTCGCCGGGGACGTCGCGCGCCGCCGTGCGACCGGCGGCGACCGGCTGCGGAACGTGGTCGTGGCGCACGCGTTCGTCGTGGGCGGGCAGGCCTCGGAGTCGGAGCGCGACATCCGGGTGGGCGGCGTGGACTCGGTGCCCGCCGGGGTGTTCGGGGGAGTGGGTGTGGACTACGTCGCCCTGGGGCATCTGCACGGCCCGCAGACGGTCACGGTGCCCCGTGTTCCACGTGAAACCACAGGTCAGGATCAGGACACGGCGACGATCGCCCGCTACTCGGGGTCGCCCCTCGCGTACTCGTTCTCGGAGATGCACCAGAAGAAGTCCACCGTCCTGCTGGACCTCGACCCGACCGGAGACGCCAGGACGCAGCTGCTCCCGGCGCCGGTCCCGCGGCGTCTCGCGGAGGTCACCGGGACGCTCGACGACCTGCTCGGCGCGGCCGGTGACGCGTACACCGACGACTGGCTCCGCGTGTTCGTCACCGACTCCGCACGACCCGCCGAGATGTACGCGCGCGTCCGCGCCCGCTTCCCGCACGCGCTCCAGGTCCAGCACCGCCCGCCGGTGACGGCCGAGCGCGAGGTGATCTCCGTCGTCGGGCAGGGGCGTGACCCGCTCGAGGTCGCCCACGAGTTCGTCGAGCACGTGACCGGGGCCGGGCCCGACACCGCCGAGAGCGCCGCGCTGGGCAGCGCGCTCGATCGTGCCCTCGCGAGCGAGCGGAGCGCCTGA
- a CDS encoding AAA family ATPase: protein MHLHTLTLQAIGPFAGRHVIDFTELATSGIFLLEGPTGAGKSTIIDAVVFALYGKVASEAASEDRLRSAYAAPDVESFVDLVFETGSGVYRVRRTPEFQRAKKRGTGTTTQQAGVTLWRLAGADQAVAAPGGDADDVPGDLLSTRLDEAGLEIQRAVGLDRRQFVQTIVLPQGEFASFLRADPEHRRSLLQKVFGTEVYDRVQTELAALNREAQGSVSAAKGLATGAIENFVGAAGLTSEAAAILREAARDDVRLAGPLDTTEEPVGESDLDVGDGDADGDSGAGADAAEVAAVADQDVSVAAVALPSVRTLVHRHVAAMQRTADELGAREISANGVLLAARDAFEAARTLSGAVVRRDALLAERAVLDASADQVAADREILAAAQRAAVVEPVLAGARRAATEHAAAHERLLLARTGVPESLAAADVTALDVLRSSLAAASTRLARLLPVGESLPIRERDLVDGRKEVERDREERARVLADLEARPAERAEQESRRDELADVAGRLGERQEKVLAAESVLRAARQAVETGTALDTSRAGQERAVADARSASEVEHTLRTAWLGGIAGELAAVLEPGDACPVCGAHEHPAPARTSDEHVGREAVQAAEAARRAAEEAVAAATAEVAMLTERLDGLSRSAGGVGVDQAQVALAEAKELVSASSAAGTERAEASAALAGFDAETANLTTLASTLAEQVAGDSARLDALAAGIEQDRRDIAAELDATGPLLADADLPDPLADEGAPSNPVAVLAAAMRDRDLAVSTLLDAESAVARTSAAVEARATEVAAILAQAGFEDEQQAVDALVPAERRSALERGLRTVDADTERIRRGLAEEAIVSLPADVDVDLDGARDAVGQAEDAERMAALRANGASRRATAAATAATEIESTLTVWVRARQDAAPVARMAALAAGSGSDNAKALSLATYVLVRRFEDVVAAANERLREMSDGRYELERSDEKEDVRTRRTGLAMKVLDHRTEQARDPRTLSGGETFYVSLCLALGMADVVTAEAGGVDLGTLFVDEGFGTLDPETLEAVLGELGKLRAGGRVVGVVSHVDALKQSIAERIEVRRLTNGSSTLTVRA, encoded by the coding sequence ATGCACCTGCACACCCTGACCCTCCAGGCGATCGGGCCGTTCGCCGGGCGGCACGTCATCGACTTCACCGAGCTCGCGACCTCGGGCATCTTCCTGCTCGAAGGTCCCACGGGCGCCGGGAAGTCGACCATCATCGACGCGGTCGTGTTCGCGCTGTACGGCAAGGTCGCGTCCGAGGCCGCGAGCGAGGACCGGCTCCGCTCGGCGTACGCCGCCCCGGACGTCGAGTCGTTCGTGGACCTCGTCTTCGAGACCGGGTCGGGGGTCTACCGCGTGCGACGGACCCCGGAGTTCCAGCGCGCCAAGAAGCGCGGCACGGGCACCACGACCCAGCAGGCTGGCGTCACGCTCTGGCGGCTCGCCGGGGCGGACCAGGCCGTGGCGGCGCCGGGAGGCGACGCCGACGACGTGCCCGGCGACCTGCTCTCGACGCGGCTCGACGAGGCCGGGCTGGAGATCCAGCGGGCCGTCGGGCTCGACCGCCGACAGTTCGTCCAGACCATCGTGCTCCCGCAGGGCGAGTTCGCGAGCTTCCTCCGGGCGGACCCCGAGCATCGCCGCAGCCTGCTCCAGAAGGTCTTCGGCACCGAGGTCTACGACCGCGTGCAGACCGAGCTCGCGGCCCTGAACCGCGAGGCCCAAGGGTCCGTGTCCGCCGCGAAGGGGCTTGCGACCGGGGCGATCGAGAACTTCGTCGGTGCTGCAGGTCTCACGAGCGAGGCGGCAGCGATCCTGCGCGAGGCCGCGCGCGACGACGTCCGGCTCGCGGGGCCGCTCGACACGACCGAGGAGCCGGTGGGCGAGAGCGACCTCGACGTCGGCGACGGTGATGCGGACGGCGACAGCGGGGCCGGCGCCGACGCTGCCGAGGTCGCGGCCGTCGCCGACCAGGACGTGTCCGTCGCTGCTGTCGCCCTGCCGTCGGTCCGGACCCTCGTCCACCGGCACGTCGCGGCGATGCAGCGGACGGCCGACGAGCTCGGCGCACGCGAGATCTCGGCCAACGGGGTGCTCCTCGCGGCCCGGGACGCCTTCGAGGCGGCGCGCACGCTCAGCGGTGCGGTGGTCCGTCGCGACGCGCTGCTCGCCGAGCGGGCGGTGCTCGACGCGTCGGCCGACCAGGTGGCAGCGGACCGCGAGATCCTCGCGGCGGCGCAGCGGGCCGCCGTGGTGGAGCCTGTGCTCGCGGGCGCCCGCCGAGCCGCGACGGAGCACGCCGCCGCGCACGAGCGGCTCCTGCTCGCCCGCACGGGGGTGCCGGAGTCGCTGGCCGCGGCCGACGTCACGGCCCTCGACGTCCTGCGCTCGAGTCTCGCGGCTGCGAGCACGCGCCTCGCGCGGCTCCTGCCCGTCGGCGAGTCGTTGCCGATCCGGGAACGCGACCTCGTCGACGGACGCAAGGAGGTCGAGCGAGACCGCGAGGAACGCGCACGGGTCCTCGCGGACCTCGAGGCACGACCCGCGGAACGGGCCGAGCAGGAGTCGCGCCGAGACGAGCTCGCCGACGTCGCCGGACGTCTCGGCGAACGGCAGGAGAAGGTGCTCGCGGCCGAGTCCGTGCTGCGTGCGGCCCGCCAGGCCGTCGAGACCGGCACTGCTCTCGACACCTCCCGGGCCGGTCAGGAGCGGGCGGTCGCCGACGCCCGGTCCGCGTCCGAGGTCGAGCACACGCTGCGCACGGCCTGGCTCGGCGGGATCGCGGGGGAGCTCGCGGCCGTCCTGGAGCCCGGGGACGCATGCCCGGTGTGCGGTGCGCACGAGCACCCCGCCCCCGCCCGGACGAGTGACGAGCACGTCGGACGGGAAGCGGTCCAGGCTGCCGAGGCCGCTCGGCGGGCCGCCGAGGAAGCCGTCGCGGCGGCCACCGCCGAGGTCGCGATGCTCACCGAACGCCTCGACGGGCTGTCGCGGTCTGCCGGAGGCGTGGGCGTCGACCAGGCGCAGGTGGCGCTCGCCGAGGCCAAGGAGCTCGTGTCGGCGTCCTCTGCGGCCGGCACCGAACGGGCCGAGGCATCCGCGGCTCTCGCGGGCTTCGACGCCGAGACCGCGAACCTGACGACCCTGGCCTCGACCCTTGCCGAGCAGGTCGCGGGCGACAGCGCGCGCCTCGACGCCCTCGCCGCGGGGATCGAGCAGGACCGCCGGGACATCGCCGCCGAGCTCGACGCGACCGGGCCGCTCCTCGCGGACGCCGACCTCCCGGACCCGTTGGCGGACGAGGGGGCGCCCTCGAACCCCGTCGCGGTGCTCGCGGCAGCGATGCGCGACCGCGACCTCGCCGTGAGCACCCTGCTCGACGCCGAGTCCGCGGTCGCCCGGACGTCGGCCGCTGTCGAGGCCCGGGCGACCGAGGTCGCTGCGATCCTGGCCCAGGCCGGGTTCGAGGACGAGCAGCAGGCGGTCGACGCCCTCGTGCCGGCGGAGCGCCGCTCGGCGCTCGAACGTGGCCTCCGCACGGTCGACGCGGACACCGAGCGCATCAGGCGGGGGCTCGCCGAGGAGGCGATCGTCTCCCTGCCCGCGGACGTGGACGTCGACCTCGACGGGGCGCGTGACGCCGTCGGGCAGGCGGAGGACGCCGAACGGATGGCCGCGCTCCGGGCGAACGGCGCGTCCCGGCGCGCGACCGCAGCCGCGACCGCCGCGACCGAGATCGAGTCGACCCTGACCGTCTGGGTGCGCGCCCGGCAGGACGCCGCGCCCGTCGCCCGCATGGCCGCGCTCGCCGCCGGGTCCGGCAGCGACAACGCCAAGGCCCTGTCGCTCGCGACGTACGTGCTGGTCAGACGGTTCGAGGACGTCGTCGCGGCGGCCAACGAGCGGCTCCGTGAGATGTCGGACGGGCGCTACGAGCTCGAACGCTCCGACGAGAAGGAAGACGTCCGCACGCGCCGGACCGGCCTCGCGATGAAGGTCCTCGACCACCGCACCGAGCAGGCACGCGATCCCCGCACGCTCTCGGGCGGCGAGACCTTCTACGTGTCGCTGTGCCTCGCGCTCGGCATGGCCGACGTCGTGACGGCCGAGGCCGGGGGCGTGGACCTCGGGACGCTGTTCGTCGACGAGGGCTTCGGGACGCTCGACCCCGAGACCCTCGAGGCGGTGCTCGGTGAGCTGGGCAAGCTCCGCGCAGGTGGTCGGGTCGTCGGCGTCGTCTCGCACGTCGACGCGCTCAAGCAGTCGATCGCCGAACGCATCGAGGTGCGGCGCCTCACGAACGGGTCGAGCACGCTCACGGTGCGGGCGTAG
- a CDS encoding LLM class F420-dependent oxidoreductase produces MTRPVRIGVQLQPQHADYPQIRDAVARAEDAGVDVIFNWDHFFPLTGDPDGKHFECWTMLGAWAEQTSRVEIGALVTCNSYRNPELLADMARTVDHISGGRLILGIGAGWFEKDYDEFGYEFGTAGSRIADLADALPRIKARWAASNPAPTREIPILVGGGGERKTLRIVAEHATAWHSFGDAATLARKSAILDEHGAAVGRDTASLVERSVAVNRPPAEVGEELVGLGATLLTVGVSGPDYDLSLVEQWVAWRDARAQG; encoded by the coding sequence ATGACTCGTCCCGTACGCATCGGTGTCCAGCTCCAGCCCCAGCATGCCGACTACCCCCAGATCCGTGACGCGGTCGCCCGCGCCGAGGACGCCGGGGTCGACGTGATCTTCAACTGGGACCACTTCTTCCCGCTCACGGGCGACCCCGACGGCAAGCACTTCGAGTGCTGGACCATGCTCGGCGCGTGGGCCGAGCAGACGAGCCGCGTCGAGATCGGGGCGCTCGTCACGTGCAACAGCTACCGGAACCCCGAGCTGCTCGCCGACATGGCCCGCACGGTCGACCACATCTCGGGCGGCCGCCTGATCCTCGGGATCGGCGCGGGCTGGTTCGAGAAGGACTACGACGAGTTCGGCTACGAGTTCGGCACCGCGGGCTCGCGCATCGCCGACCTCGCGGACGCCCTCCCCCGCATCAAGGCCCGCTGGGCCGCGTCCAACCCGGCGCCCACGCGCGAGATCCCGATCCTCGTCGGCGGCGGTGGGGAGCGCAAGACGCTGCGCATCGTGGCCGAGCACGCGACGGCCTGGCACTCGTTCGGCGACGCCGCGACGCTCGCCCGCAAGAGCGCGATCCTCGACGAGCACGGCGCCGCCGTCGGGCGGGACACCGCCTCGCTCGTCGAGCGGTCGGTCGCGGTCAACCGCCCGCCCGCGGAGGTGGGCGAGGAGCTCGTGGGCCTCGGCGCGACGCTCCTGACCGTCGGGGTCAGCGGACCCGACTACGACCTGTCGCTCGTGGAGCAGTGGGTCGCCTGGCGCGACGCGCGCGCCCAGGGCTGA